One Glycine max cultivar Williams 82 chromosome 6, Glycine_max_v4.0, whole genome shotgun sequence DNA segment encodes these proteins:
- the LOC100807946 gene encoding lon protease 2, with the protein MAFTQLIPSPSSSLNPITLSLNPKSPTSPPQHFNLDFLRHRRRRPASTLRCSASSFSEKHHTNSSNSDDVLELPLFPLPLVLFPGAILPLQIFEFRYRIMMHTLLHTDLRFGVIYNDAVSGTANVGCVGEVIKHECLVDDRFFLICKGQERFRVNSVVRTKPYLVARVTWLEDRPSPSTDLDLDGLATEVETYMKDVIRLSNRLGGKPEKEVGDLRRNLFPTPFSFFVGSTFEGAPREQQALLELEDTAARLKREKETLKNTLNYLTAASAVKDVFPSSSNSS; encoded by the coding sequence ATGGCATTCACACAGCTTATCCCTTCACCTTCTTCCTCCTTAAACCCTATCACACTCtccctaaaccctaaatccCCAACATCTCCGCCGCAGCATTTCAATCTCGACTTTCTCCGGCACCGGCGCCGGAGGCCTGCTTCCACTCTGCGGTGCTCCGCCTCCTCATTCTCGGAGAAGCACCACACGAACTCCTCGAACTCCGACGACGTGTTGGAGCTCCCTCTGTTCCCTCTCCCTCTGGTTCTCTTCCCCGGCGCCATCCTTCCCTTGCAGATCTTCGAGTTCCGGTACCGCATCATGATGCACACGCTCCTCCACACCGACCTCCGATTCGGCGTCATCTACAACGACGCCGTCTCGGGAACCGCCAACGTCGGCTGCGTCGGCGAAGTCATAAAACATGAGTGTCTCGTCGACGACCGGTTCTTCCTCATCTGCAAGGGGCAGGAGCGGTTCCGCGTGAACAGCGTGGTCCGCACCAAACCCTACCTGGTCGCGCGGGTGACGTGGCTCGAGGACCGCCCTTCTCCCTCCACCGACCTCGATCTCGATGGTCTCGCCACCGAAGTGGAGACCTACATGAAAGACGTTATCCGGTTATCGAACCGGTTGGGAGGGAAACCGGAGAAGGAGGTTGGGGATTTGAGACGAAACCTCTTTCCGACGCCGTTTTCGTTTTTTGTTGGGAGCACCTTTGAGGGAGCGCCCAGGGAGCAACAAGCGCTGCTTGAATTGGAGGACACTGCAGCCAGAttgaagagggagaaggaaacgTTGAAGAACACGCTTAATTACCTCACCGCTGCTTCTGCTGTTAAAGACGTTTTTCCGTCTTCTTCCAATTCTTCTTGA
- the LOC100499879 gene encoding thioredoxin H-type, with protein sequence MAEEGQVIGVHSVEEWKEHLKKGEESKKLIVVDFTASWCGPCRFIAPILAEFAKKLPNVTFLKVDVDELETVSKEWGIEAMPTFLFLKEGKLVDKVVGAKKEELQLTIAKHAAIAAA encoded by the exons ATGGCGGAAGAGGGACAAGTGATCGGTGTCCACAGCGTAGAGGAGTGGAAGGAACATCTCAAGAAGGGAGAAGAGTCCAAGAAATTG ATTGTGGTGGATTTTACTGCTTCTTGGTGCGGTCCATGCCGTTTCATTGCCCCAATTCTTGCAGAGTTTGCTAAAAAGTTGCCGAATGTCACCTTCCTCAAGGTGGATGTGGATGAATTGGAG ACTGTTTCCAAGGAGTGGGGAATTGAGGCTATGCCAACCTTCCTGTTCTTGAAAGAAGGCAAGCTGGTGGACAAGGTTGTGGGTGCCAAGAAAGAGGAGCTGCAATTGACAATAGCCAAACATGCCGCAATTGCTGCTGCTTGA